TATCGTGCAGCTCGAGTTTGTGACGCCGCCGTGCGTCTAATGCTGCGCACGCTTCGTTAGCAAAACCTCAATCGGGGCGGCGTAGAACCTGCCGCGTCTAGACAGCATAGGTCATTTGGGTTCCCCGCAGAATTGGGGGGCCACCTTTGATCACCGGTGAATGGGGTCATCAAGCCCCGATAGGTGCGGGATTAAAGCCCCGTCCAGCGCGACCACAACGGCGGCGCCGCCACCTTGCAACACATAGCACCGAGACACCGCCAACCGCGCCGCCCGCAACAGGGCCGCGCGGCGCTGGCGCTTGCGTTAGTCAGGCAGCTTGCCCGTCAGGACATAACGCAGAATATCAGCGACCTTGGCCGGGTCATCGGTGACGGCAAGAGCGGCTGCGTCCACCTCTTTCAGCGGGTGCTGATGCTCCGCCCCGTGAACAACAATCAACGACTTGCCCAAGGCGGCAGCAAAACCTGCGTCAAATGCCGCGTTCCACTGTTTGTACTTTTCGCCAAAGCGCACCACGACCACATCCGCGTCACTGATGCCTTTGCGGGTCCGGATCGCATTGACCATCGCGCCCTTGTGGTCGTGCCAGTACTTCTGATCCTCGGCACCCAGAATGGCCACACCGCAATCGTCCGATGCATCGTGATTTGTCACAGGTGCGTCAAAGCTAACGTCGAGCCCTTTGGAGCCCTCAATGATCTGCTCGCGCCAGTCGGTGTGAATTTCGCCCGACAGGTAAACCTTCAGCGTCATGTTCCGTTCTCCTTTTCAGCTTTCGCTGCAAGGTGACGTGATCAACGCTGAAGGCAAGTGCTTTTAGGCAACGATCAGAGGCTCGCTGGTGTAGAACGCCATGAATTCCGCCTCGGAGACACCTTCAAAAGTGATGGAGTCGTTGAACCCGATCTCAAGCACAGCGTTGCCGTCCACTTCGGTTACGATATCAAGGCCAAAGGCATCCGCGAAAGCAAGGTTCGCGCTCAGCCAGTCCTGCCCAGCCATGCCGCCGATGATCATGTCATCTACGCCCAACTCGAAGTCGGTTATGGTCAGGTCCGAAGACTTCTTGGAGGTTTGGTAGACAAACTCAAACGTGTCGGCACCTTCGCCGCCCGTGAGCGTGTGATCACCGCCCTTTTTGAGGCGCGCCACAATCAAGTCGTCGCCGGTCCCGCCGTCTGCCGAAGATGTGTGATCACCCGTGTTCACCGTGTCATTGCCTGCGCCGCCGAACAAATCATTGTTGCCTTTGCGCCCGAAGATGAAGTCATCGCCAGAGCCACCGTCGATGATGTCGTTGCCGTGGCCGCCATCGATGTAATCATTGCCGCCAGCGCCGTTCAGGATGTCAGCGCCATTCCCACCGAAAACACTGTCATCGCCGTTGCCCGCATTCACCACGTCATCGCCATCACCCGCCAGGATGTAATCATTTCCCAAGCCGGCGGAGATGATGTCATTATCTGCGCCGCCATCGATCCAGTCGTCCCCGCCGCCGGTCGAAATCGTATCATTGCCGTCGCCACCAAACGCGGCGTCGGCGGCATCCGACAGGGTCACTGTATCATTGCCCGCGCCAGCATCGACTTGGGTTGGAATAAGCTCACTGACCGTCAGGTTGTCATCTCCCCCATTCAACTCGATCACATAAGCGGTGACGGGTGCAGGATAGAGATCGATGAATTGTACCGGGTCGAAGACGTCTCCGGTTTCGGAGCCGATGATTTTCTGGATGGCCATGTTGTTTTTCCTCGTTAACGCACAAACACCGCCGGATTCGGCGGTCTTGCGAAAACGCTAACAAGGAAATGCCACGAGGTCGCCCCATTTCGGCCACATTCTAACGCATCAACATATTGTTTCTAAATAAGAAACGCCCGCCCCAAGAATGGGACGGGCGCTATAGGTCGAATTATTGAGTTCGGGTCAGACGATCAGCGGGTCATCGTATGCCGCTGTAAATTCATCCAGATCGGTGTCTTGGAATGTCAGCGTCAGGCCTTGATCCAGTCGTAGCACAAGATCCGTTCCGTCTTGGGTCAAAGTCGCTGCCGCATCGCCCGCGAGGAGATCAGCCATGAAGTCTTCATCCGATTGGCCCGCGATGATGAAGTCATCAAGCCCGATCTCGAAATCGGTGATTGTGACCAAAGAGCGTTTCTTCGCGCCCATTCCGTAGAATTCAAACGTGTCTGCCTGCGATCCACCTGTCAGCGTGTGCCAGCCGCCCTTGGTGGCGTTTGCCTTGATGTAATCCCGACCAGAGCCGCCATCGACGACCGAGCCGTTCAGTCCGGTGTCGATCGTGTCCCGACCAGCGCCACCAAGCAGAGTATTGTTGCCCTTAACACCGAAGATGAAGTCGTCGCCCGCCCCACCATCGATCACATCGGCACCCTTGCCGCCATACAGCGTGTCATTGCCAAGGTTGCCGGAAATATCATCCGCGCCATCGCCGCCATCGACGAAGTCGTCATGCTTGCCCGCGATGATCGTGTCATCTCCGAAGCCGCCCAAAAGCGTGTCTTCGCCTTTGCCACCATTAAGAATGTCATCTTCAGCGCTGCCAACGACACGGTCATCGCCCTTGCCTGCCCGCACTTCAAATCCGCCTTCTGCCTCAGGGTAGAGAAGCGGAATACTGATGTCGTCGTTTCCAGACGTACCTTCAACTATCGTTACCATTACCTAATCCTTGCTTCGTTCACAGAATCGACGCACGGCCCCCTGGCACATCGGATCACGGCACAGACACCACCAAAACATGGCAGCATCTGAACAATTTTAAGACAATTTTAAGATGTATCCTGATTTCCCCACCCAATCAGGTGGGGAAACCAGCATTATCCACGCAATACGCCGCCAGTCGCGTTCGAGACCTTCTCGACGATCTTCGCGCTGACCGCCTCGATATCCTCGTCCTTCAGGGTCTTGTCCGAAGGTTGCAGGCGAACCGTGATAGCCAAGGATTTCTTGCCCTCACCCAACGAACCGCCGATGAATTCGTCAAACACACGCACATCGTCGATCAGCACCTTATCGGCACCTGCTGCGGCATTCACCAACGTCAGCGCCTCTACCTGAGCGTCCACCACGAAGGCAAAATCGCGCTCGACAGCCTGCAAATCCTGCAGGGTCAAAGCGGCGCGTGTCGCAGTTTTGGATTTCGGGAACGGAATCTCGGCAGGCCACAAGGTGAATGCCATCGCAGGCCCTTTGATGTCATAGGCCGCCAGCACTTTCGGGTGCACTTCACCGAAGATGCCCAGCACCTTTTTCGGGCCAAGGCAGATCTTGCCGTGACGCCCCGGATGCCACCAATCAGGCGCGCCGCGCATGATCTGGACCTTCGCAGGTGCACCCAATGCAGATAGCGCTGCCTCGGCGTCTGCCTTTACATCATAGACGTCGACCGCACGGCGAGAGCCATGCACATCCTTGGGACCGGTATGCCCGATGAGAAGGCCAGAGGCCAAAAGATGCTGCTCGGACGGCTCTCCGCCATGGAAGGCAGAGCCGACTTCAAACAGCGCCATGTCATTGAAGCCACGCGCCTGATTACGGGCCGCCGCTTGCAAGAGGCCGGGCAAAAGCGCGGGGCGAAGGTGGGACATTTCGGAGCTGATCGGGTTTTCCAGCTTGGTCGCCGCCTCGCCACCACCGAACATCTCGGCGGATTTCGCGTCGATGAACGAATAGTGGACACATTCATTATACCCAAGCGCCGCGATGGTGCGTCGCGCGATCTGTTCGCGTTTTTGCATCGGCGTCAGGATCGGCTTCGGCACACCGGACTCCACGCGCGGCAGCGGGCGGCCTTCCAGCTTGGTCAACGACGCGATGCGGGCAACCTCTTCTACCAGATCAGCCTCGCCCAGAACGTCCGGCCGCCAAGACGGCACTTGCGCCATGTCGCCATCCATAACAAAGCCCAGAGCCTCCAGCGAAGCGCGTTGGGTTTCCGCGGGAATTTCCATGCCAACCAAAGACTGCACACGGTCGGTGTCCAGCTTGTAGGCCCGCGAATGGTCGGGCATCGCACCGGCCATTACCACTTCAGACGCCTCTCCGCCGCACAGATCGATAATCATGCGGGTGGCGTGCTCAATGCCTTCAGGCGTCCATTCGGGGTCAATGCCCCGCTCAAACCGGTACCGCGCATCAGAGTTGATCTTTAGCTTGCGGCCCGTATGAGCAGTACGGATCGTGTCAAAAAACGCGGCCTCAAGGAAGACGTCTGTCGTCTCCTCGGTGCAGCTGCTGTCCAAGCCGCCCATAATGCCGCCAAGGCTTTCGATACCAGCGTCATCCGAGATAACGGTCATGCCTGCTTCCAAGGTGTAGGTCTTGTCATCCAGCGCCGCGAAGGTCTCGCCCCCCTCTGACAAATGAACCCGCAAATTGCCCTTCACCTTGTTTGCGTCGAACACGTGCAGCGGGCGGTTGCGGTCATAGGTGAAGAAGTTGGTGATATCGACCAAAGTGGAGATCGGACGCAGGCCAATCGCCTTCAGCGCATCTTGCAGCCACGCAGGCGACGGGCCGTTCTTCACGCCTTTGATGACGCGGCCATAGAAAACGGGGCAGGCGTCGGTGTCATCGATGCTGACATTGATCGGGCACGCGAAGGTGCCTTTCACAGGCTCCACGTCCCGCGCCTTTAGGGTGCCAAGGCCACGGGCGGCCAAATCGCGGGCGATGCCGCGCACACCCAATGCATCTGGGCGGTTCGGTGTAATCGCAATCTCGATAACCGTGTCGACCTTGGACGGATCATGTTCTGCCAGCCAGTCGGTGAACTTCTGGCCAACCTCGCCAGAAGGCAACTCGATGATCCCGTCATGCTCTTCGGACAGCTCCATCTCCCGTTCGGAACACATCATGCCGTAGCTTTCGATGCCGCGAATTTTGCCGACGCCAATCGTGGTGTCGATGCCGGGCACGTAAACGCCCGGCTTGGCGACCACGACGGTGATCCCCTGCCGCGCGTTCGGCGCGCCACAGATAATCTGCATTTCGCCTTCATCAGTTTGGACCTGACAGACCCGCAGCTTGTCAGCGTCGGGGTGCTTCTCGGCAGAGTTCACGTAGCCAATGGTGAAGGCTGACAAACGTTCGGCGGGGTTTTCGACCCCTTCAACCTCAAGGCCAATATCGGTCAAAGCGTAAAGAATGTCATCAAGGCTGGCCTCGGTTTCGAGGTGATCCTTGAGCCAAGAGAGGGTGAATTTCATGCCACGCGCCTTCGTCTATATATACAAGTCACGGCCAAACGGCCCTGTTGGCCCGTGCTACCCCATCAATAAGGCAAGTGAAAGTGCCGCCGCACTGTTCGCAGAACGCGCAGGCGTTGAGGATTAAGGCGACAGGCCATATTCTCGCCACATTTTGGGGCCAACTTGGCCACAAGTGGGGCATACAACAGTGATTCTAAAGTTCTAAGGTAGCAAGCTTATGCACTTTTTGTTCGACGTCATGTCCGCGGTTTTCAAACCGTCCTTGATCGCCCTCTCCATCGCGTTTGGGGTGGCAATCATTTCGTTCAATGACTCGCCATACTCGGTCGATAAAGACTCGATTGACCTAACCGATCTTGGCTGCCCAAGCGTTCTGAGTGTGATCTGCGGCCCTGGTGGAATTCTCAACTAAGTCGCAGCCCTCTGGTTCAGTCCCCCTGTCCCGGCGTAGCGTTTTCCAAGGGCGTTGCCGATGAACACCACTGATCCGGCCATCCCTCCAATTTGCATGCTGCACATCGGCAAAACCGGTGGCAGCTTTTTGCGTTCTGTCTTGAAACATAACGAAAACCGCTGGACCCAGCCGCTTCACCTGCTGGGGCACGGCGCCACTTTGGGCGGCACGGCCAAGCGTTTCGGCGCTGACCGGAAGCTCGCATTTGTTGTGCGTGACCCACTGGCTCGCTTCTCGTCTGCCTTTTACTCGCGCCAGCGTCAGGGCCGCCCGACCTACCAATCGCAATGGAGCGCCGAGGAAGCCGCCGCCTTCCTGTGGTTCGAGACGGCGGAGGAGCTTGCATTGGCGCTGGCTTCCCCAAAAGCCCGCGAACGCTCTGCCGCACTTTTCGCGTTTGGCGCCATCCAGCACCTCAAATCAGACCTGCGCCATTATCTTGGCGGGGTGGAGTCTCTGCTGCGAGAGAGGGACAACATCGCAGTTTGCGTCGATCTTCCTGATCTGGACGCTCACTTGGGCGACATTCTGGCCTGTTTGGGGCTGCCAGAGTTCGAAATGCCGCCCAAACCCAATACCCACGCCGCCCCCGAACCGCTGCCGAAACTCAGTGCGCAGGCAGAAGCCGCCCTTCGCACCCATTGGGCCGAAGAGTTCGAGCTTTACGACGTCGCCTGTGACATCGCCCGTAAGTTGGGATTTAGCGGCTAAGACCGCCCGCCAAATTCGGCTGGTCCAGCGAGGCAAAGCCGTAATGGCGCAGCCAGCGCAGATCGCTGTCGAAGAAGGCGCGCAGATCGGGGATGCCGTATTTCAGCATAGCGATCCGGTCGATCCCCATGCCAAACGCAAAGCCCTGATATTTGGTCGGATCGATCCCGCCAGCTTCCAGCACCTTCGGGTGAACCATGCCAGAGCCGAGGATTTCGAGCCAGTCGTCGCCCTCGCCCACTTTCAACTGACCGCCTTCCCAAGAACAACGAATGTCGACTTCGGCGGACGGTTCGGTGAACGGGAAGTGCGAGGCACGGAAGCGCAACTCAACGTCATCCACCTCGAAGAAGGATTTCACGAACTCTTCCAACACCCATTTCAGGTTCGCCATGGAGATGTCCGTGTCGATGGCCAGTCCTTCAACCTGATGGAACATCGGGGTGTGGGTCTGGTCATAATCGGCGCGATACACGCGGCCCGGGCAGATGATGCGGATCGGGGCGCCCTGTGCTTGCATGGAGCGGATTTGCACGGGTGATGTGTGGGTGCGCAGCACATGCGGCGGGCGATTGTCGCCTTCTGCGCGGTGCATGTAGAATGTGTCCATCTCGCCGCGCGCAGGGTGATGGCTTGGAATGTTCAGCGCGTCGAAGTTGTGCCAGTCATCCTCAACCTGCGGCCCTTCAGCGACAGCGAAGCCCAGATCGGCGAAGATCGCGGAGACTTCTTCCGTGACTTGGCTAATCGGGTGGATCGTCCCTGCAGGGCGACCACGACCCGGCAAAGTTACGTCTAGCCATTCGGTGCGCAAGCGGGCGTCCAAGGCGGCATCCGCCAGCCCGGCCTTCTTGGCAACCAAGGCGGAGTTTACCTCGTCCTTCAAAGCATTCAACGCGGGGCCGGCCACTTGGCGCTCTTCCGGCGTCATCTTTCCCAATTCGCGCATACGCAAGCTGATCTCGCCCTTTTTGCCAAGCGCAGAGACCCGCAGGTCTTCAAGCGTCGCTTCGTCTGCGGCGTCGGCAATTTGGCTTAGGTATTTGGCTTTAAGATCGTCCATGACGGCCCCCGATTTGGTGTTACCGCTCTGCTATCCGCCACATGGAACGATTGCAAGCCAAGGGCAGGGACTCGGGTGCACGTTGCCATAAGGACTCAGGTGTGAATAATGTTCGATTTTCACCATACCCAGTCCCGAATGGGGTTCAAAACACCAAATACAGTGTGTATGACCTTACGTAAATGCTGTTGAGAAACACAGCAATTGCTGGGGGAAGCAATGCAGGCCACACTTTATTCTCACCGTCTCAAGACGGTGCTGCAGCATACCGTAATCGAGTTGGGTGTTACCCTGTCGATCGACGATGAGACTGCGAAAGTGTCTTTGGCCGAACACGAGGCCACCATTCTGGAGGCGGCTTCGCTTTTGAGGATCAAGGTCGATTTCCAGAAATCGGCTAATGCGACGACGGTGACATTTTATCGGTAGTAGAGTTCACAGGTGGGTTAAATGGGTTTCTTTGGAGCGAGTAATGCAGCGAAATATCGAGCTGAAGGGCTAAGCCTGATGCAGGCAAGTCGCATCGATAGCAGCCTTGCCAAGAACGACTTCAAGCGAACGCTGATACTGGCGGGGCTGGCATTCTTGCTGGTCGGAACTGTTTCCTTCATCGCGGTTCAGACCGCCAGCCGCACAAGCGAAGTGGCGGCCGTTGCGTCTCCACCTGCGCCTGCTGCCCCGATAGAACTCGCCGCGCTTGTGACGCGGCCGCAGCCAGTCTCGTTCGTGCCAAAAGACGCCTCGCAGGTTACACCACCCGAGCCGGCACGGCTCATCCCCGCATCAGCCGTTGCACCGCAGCGCGATATGCCAGTCGCTGGTTTCACCAACGTCATGCCCGAGCCACCGACGCCTGATGTCGCCGCTGTAGCGGAAGCGCCAAGAGCCCTGTCTTGCGTGGCCGAGCTTGCGCGGCTGGCGGAGCGTTCAACCATCTATTTCAATATAGGAAGCGCTCAAATCAGCGGCACCGACCTTGTCCGGCTGTCGACCATCGCGCGCGCGGCAAACGATTGCCCTGATGCTCAAATTCAGGTCACCGGACATTCAGACACCACGGGGAGCGACATGATCAACTTCGATCTCAGCTGGAAGCGCGCGGACAACACTGTGCTGGCCATTGCAGCACAAGGCCTGGATACGTCCCACTTCGAGCCCGTAGGGTTCGGCGCCCGAAGCCCGGTGTCCGAAGGCAGCACGTCGGACGAAGACGTGAACCGGCGCGTAGAGTTCGTAGTTCTGCGCCGCGATCCGAACCTGTAGAATAGGAGGTCCGACGATGTTCAATTTTACCGTTCTTTTGCTCGCCATGCTCGCCAGCGGTGCAATCGGCTTTTATCTGGCCCGTGAGCGTTATCTGGGTCAAAGCGACCGTCAACTGCACGTTCTTGGATCCGAGATTCGTCGGATGCGCCGCCGCGCCCATGATGCGGAGGCGCAGACCGCCCGCATGAAGGTGGAGCGGGACAGGATGCACCGCGCCCGTACCCGGCGTTAAGGGACCCCATCAGAATGCGAAAGGCCCGGCATCTTGCCGGGCCTTTTCGCTTTCAGGGACACCTGCCGCTAAACTGAGATGGTCAGCTTGGTCGGGGTTTCCATCATCAGGTCTTGCAGCACATCCAGCAGCGTATCGACATTCACCGTTTCCGGGCTCACCACATCAGTCGAGAAGTAGCGCAGAAACACCCGCCGCGTTTGCTCGTCCATGCCCTGATGCAGGGCCATTGACCACGTTGGAAACATCCGCTCCCGCACATCAGCGCAAGACAGCAAAATAATGTTGGAATGACGCGGGTCGCGGGAAATACGGTGATACAGCGCCGACACTTCGACACGCCCGCCCTCGATCACCTGAATGAAGTGGTCGCCATTGTAGTGGAGCAGCCCAGTCAGGTGGAGTCGCGGATTGTTGCGCTTGCAGGTCTCGATCAGCGCTTTGATATCCAAATCTTCAGACGGATTGCGCTGGCTATAATACACAAGGCGGGTGAGGTTCATGCTGGCCTCCCTAGGTAATCTTTAATCCACATCTAGTAGTGTTGCGAGTTGATACAGGCAATATCAAGTAAAACCTACCCAGTTTCATGGCTTATCCACAGATAAACGACCCGAAGCGGCAACAGAAAACGCCGCCCCAGCAAGCTAGGGCGGCGCATCCGCATCTGTCATCCAGATGGGTGTTTCTTAAGCCAATGCGGCCTTGGCTTTTTCGACGACTGCGGCAAATGCCTCTGGCTCGTTCACAGCCAAGTCAGCCAGCACTTTGCGGTCGACTTCGATGCCAGCCAAGGACAGGCCGTTGATGAAGCGCGAATATGTCAGCGCTTCGTCGATGGCACGGCAGCCAGCGTTGATCCGCTGGATCCACAGAGCGCGGAAGTTGCGCTTGCGGTTCTTACGGTCGCGGGTCGCGTATTGGTTCGCCTTGTCCACCGCCTGCGTCGCAACGCGGAAGGTGTTCTTGCGGCGACCTTGGTAGCCTTTGGCGGCTTTGATGATTTTCTTGTGGCGGGCGTGTGTTACGACGCCGGATGTAACTCTGGACATATCAAATTCTCCTTAGCGCGCGTATGGCATGTATTTTTTCACGATCTTTTCATCTGCTGCGCAGAGGATCGTGGTGCCACGGGCGGTGCGGATAAACTTGGTAGAGCGCTTGATCATGCCGTGGCGCTTGCCTGCTTGACCAGCTTTGACGCGACCGGAGGCCGTCATCGAGAAGCGCTTCTTAGCGCCTGATTTTGTCTTCATCTTCGGCATTTCCATCTCCTCAAAGATCGAGTGGTAGAACGCGCGACTCGGCATGCCATGCGCCGGACGTGCGGTGTGAGCGCGCTTCGTAGGACCAAAGCGGCGCCTTTGCAAGCCATGGAATGCAGCTTGTGGCCAGTTTAGCGCACAAATCCAGCGACAACTTTGGTGAAGACGTCTGGCAGATCCGAAATACTGTACCCGCCGGGGGCGCTGTAGACCGCAAAAACAATCATCCCACCAGACATCACAGCAGCGATAGTCGCCACCCGTGGTGCGCTTCCGTCCAGAAAGGCAGACAAAATGGCCGGAACCGTAAGCACGCCAATGACGATACCAATCACAAGAATAAGGTCATAGTCCAAGATCGCCTCCTCAAAAGGAATGACTTGTGGGAATACGCCGATTTACTCTGGGTCGGAGTTAAAAATCAACCTTTCCTCGCACGGAGCAACGCGAAGGATGTTGGTTGTTCCGGGCTGATTGAACGGCACACCGGCAGTCACAACGATCTGATCTTCCTCGGTCGCGAAGCCACCTTCGCGTGCGGCGCGTGCGGCGCTGACGACGGCCATCTTGAACCGCTCGACCGCACCAGGCGTAACAACGCAGTGCGTTCCCCAGCTCAGCGCCAAACGGCGAGCAGTGCCCACCAGAGGGGTCAGTGCGATGATCGGCACGTGCGGCCGTTCCCGCGACACCAGCAACGCCGTGGTGCCGGATTGGGTGAAACAGCAGATCGCCTTGATGTTCGTCGTCTCCGCGATTTCGCGGGCGGCCACAACGATACCGTCAGCAACCGTCGTCTTCTTGCCGCCGCGTTGCGCCGCGATGATGTCTAGGTAGTTCGGGTCGTTTTCAACTTCGATCGCCACGTTGTTCATCGTGGTCACGGCCTCGATAGGGAAGCTGCCTGCCGCGGATTCAGCCGAGAGCATGATCGCGTCAGTGCCTTCATAGATCGCCGTTGCCACGTCCGACACTTCGGCGCGGGTTGGCATTGGGCTGTCGATCATCGATTCCAGCATCTGCGTCGCCACGATTACCGGTTTTGCCACAGCG
Above is a window of Litoreibacter janthinus DNA encoding:
- the rpmI gene encoding 50S ribosomal protein L35 translates to MPKMKTKSGAKKRFSMTASGRVKAGQAGKRHGMIKRSTKFIRTARGTTILCAADEKIVKKYMPYAR
- a CDS encoding OmpA family protein; translation: MGFFGASNAAKYRAEGLSLMQASRIDSSLAKNDFKRTLILAGLAFLLVGTVSFIAVQTASRTSEVAAVASPPAPAAPIELAALVTRPQPVSFVPKDASQVTPPEPARLIPASAVAPQRDMPVAGFTNVMPEPPTPDVAAVAEAPRALSCVAELARLAERSTIYFNIGSAQISGTDLVRLSTIARAANDCPDAQIQVTGHSDTTGSDMINFDLSWKRADNTVLAIAAQGLDTSHFEPVGFGARSPVSEGSTSDEDVNRRVEFVVLRRDPNL
- a CDS encoding calcium-binding protein — protein: MVTIVEGTSGNDDISIPLLYPEAEGGFEVRAGKGDDRVVGSAEDDILNGGKGEDTLLGGFGDDTIIAGKHDDFVDGGDGADDISGNLGNDTLYGGKGADVIDGGAGDDFIFGVKGNNTLLGGAGRDTIDTGLNGSVVDGGSGRDYIKANATKGGWHTLTGGSQADTFEFYGMGAKKRSLVTITDFEIGLDDFIIAGQSDEDFMADLLAGDAAATLTQDGTDLVLRLDQGLTLTFQDTDLDEFTAAYDDPLIV
- the pheT gene encoding phenylalanine--tRNA ligase subunit beta translates to MKFTLSWLKDHLETEASLDDILYALTDIGLEVEGVENPAERLSAFTIGYVNSAEKHPDADKLRVCQVQTDEGEMQIICGAPNARQGITVVVAKPGVYVPGIDTTIGVGKIRGIESYGMMCSEREMELSEEHDGIIELPSGEVGQKFTDWLAEHDPSKVDTVIEIAITPNRPDALGVRGIARDLAARGLGTLKARDVEPVKGTFACPINVSIDDTDACPVFYGRVIKGVKNGPSPAWLQDALKAIGLRPISTLVDITNFFTYDRNRPLHVFDANKVKGNLRVHLSEGGETFAALDDKTYTLEAGMTVISDDAGIESLGGIMGGLDSSCTEETTDVFLEAAFFDTIRTAHTGRKLKINSDARYRFERGIDPEWTPEGIEHATRMIIDLCGGEASEVVMAGAMPDHSRAYKLDTDRVQSLVGMEIPAETQRASLEALGFVMDGDMAQVPSWRPDVLGEADLVEEVARIASLTKLEGRPLPRVESGVPKPILTPMQKREQIARRTIAALGYNECVHYSFIDAKSAEMFGGGEAATKLENPISSEMSHLRPALLPGLLQAAARNQARGFNDMALFEVGSAFHGGEPSEQHLLASGLLIGHTGPKDVHGSRRAVDVYDVKADAEAALSALGAPAKVQIMRGAPDWWHPGRHGKICLGPKKVLGIFGEVHPKVLAAYDIKGPAMAFTLWPAEIPFPKSKTATRAALTLQDLQAVERDFAFVVDAQVEALTLVNAAAGADKVLIDDVRVFDEFIGGSLGEGKKSLAITVRLQPSDKTLKDEDIEAVSAKIVEKVSNATGGVLRG
- a CDS encoding BLUF domain-containing protein; this encodes MNLTRLVYYSQRNPSEDLDIKALIETCKRNNPRLHLTGLLHYNGDHFIQVIEGGRVEVSALYHRISRDPRHSNIILLSCADVRERMFPTWSMALHQGMDEQTRRVFLRYFSTDVVSPETVNVDTLLDVLQDLMMETPTKLTISV
- the rplT gene encoding 50S ribosomal protein L20, with the translated sequence MSRVTSGVVTHARHKKIIKAAKGYQGRRKNTFRVATQAVDKANQYATRDRKNRKRNFRALWIQRINAGCRAIDEALTYSRFINGLSLAGIEVDRKVLADLAVNEPEAFAAVVEKAKAALA
- a CDS encoding calcium-binding protein — encoded protein: MAIQKIIGSETGDVFDPVQFIDLYPAPVTAYVIELNGGDDNLTVSELIPTQVDAGAGNDTVTLSDAADAAFGGDGNDTISTGGGDDWIDGGADNDIISAGLGNDYILAGDGDDVVNAGNGDDSVFGGNGADILNGAGGNDYIDGGHGNDIIDGGSGDDFIFGRKGNNDLFGGAGNDTVNTGDHTSSADGGTGDDLIVARLKKGGDHTLTGGEGADTFEFVYQTSKKSSDLTITDFELGVDDMIIGGMAGQDWLSANLAFADAFGLDIVTEVDGNAVLEIGFNDSITFEGVSEAEFMAFYTSEPLIVA
- a CDS encoding YtoQ family protein, whose translation is MTLKVYLSGEIHTDWREQIIEGSKGLDVSFDAPVTNHDASDDCGVAILGAEDQKYWHDHKGAMVNAIRTRKGISDADVVVVRFGEKYKQWNAAFDAGFAAALGKSLIVVHGAEHQHPLKEVDAAALAVTDDPAKVADILRYVLTGKLPD
- the pheS gene encoding phenylalanine--tRNA ligase subunit alpha, whose amino-acid sequence is MDDLKAKYLSQIADAADEATLEDLRVSALGKKGEISLRMRELGKMTPEERQVAGPALNALKDEVNSALVAKKAGLADAALDARLRTEWLDVTLPGRGRPAGTIHPISQVTEEVSAIFADLGFAVAEGPQVEDDWHNFDALNIPSHHPARGEMDTFYMHRAEGDNRPPHVLRTHTSPVQIRSMQAQGAPIRIICPGRVYRADYDQTHTPMFHQVEGLAIDTDISMANLKWVLEEFVKSFFEVDDVELRFRASHFPFTEPSAEVDIRCSWEGGQLKVGEGDDWLEILGSGMVHPKVLEAGGIDPTKYQGFAFGMGIDRIAMLKYGIPDLRAFFDSDLRWLRHYGFASLDQPNLAGGLSR